The following are encoded in a window of Methanobrevibacter sp. genomic DNA:
- a CDS encoding DUF308 domain-containing protein: MERNQAAGILSIILGLIFIICPVFSTLALTVLIGLSLIFLGIVLILSGFTAFNIIIGILAIIVGAAFTFNIAALAILFSLQFYVIGILLILAGIVGLFSGPQMSKIASILIIIFGIISCALGGLSIDQPLFAAILIGVSLIVKGVSLYLE, encoded by the coding sequence ATGGAAAGAAATCAGGCAGCAGGAATATTATCCATAATTTTAGGATTAATTTTTATAATTTGTCCTGTTTTTAGTACATTAGCATTGACTGTTCTTATCGGATTAAGTTTAATATTCCTTGGTATTGTATTGATATTAAGCGGATTTACAGCATTCAATATTATTATTGGTATTCTTGCTATTATAGTTGGGGCTGCATTTACATTTAACATTGCCGCATTGGCGATTCTTTTCTCATTGCAGTTCTATGTAATCGGTATCCTACTGATTTTAGCAGGTATTGTTGGCCTTTTCTCAGGTCCACAAATGTCAAAAATTGCTTCTATCTTGATAATAATATTCGGTATTATTTCATGTGCTCTTGGAGGACTTTCAATCGATCAGCCATTATTTGCTGCAATCCTTATTGGAGTAAGTTTAATTGTCAAAGGTGTAAGTTTATATCTTGAATAG
- a CDS encoding thymidylate kinase — MKKFIVIDGLDGSGKDTQVNLLAEAYQKKGREVTVRSHPCSDNKFGRKSKQALLKTGKYNKIKATVYFGLDAIRSVQMYYYNKDVDVVIFSRYILAVMYLPNVVNTIVYKIVAFILPTSDCMFFLDITPEESLRRIGSRDEETEMFENIDSLRENREKSRKFTYNWNVVSADDAPDVISEKIVAKCFQTD, encoded by the coding sequence ATGAAGAAATTTATTGTTATTGACGGTTTGGATGGGTCTGGAAAAGACACTCAGGTTAATCTGCTTGCTGAAGCATATCAGAAGAAAGGACGTGAGGTTACTGTCAGATCCCATCCCTGCAGTGACAATAAATTTGGTAGAAAATCAAAACAGGCGCTTTTAAAAACAGGAAAATATAATAAAATTAAAGCTACAGTCTATTTCGGTCTTGATGCAATCAGGTCAGTTCAGATGTATTACTATAACAAGGATGTTGATGTAGTAATCTTTTCAAGATATATTCTGGCTGTAATGTATCTTCCAAATGTTGTCAACACAATTGTCTATAAAATAGTTGCTTTTATTCTTCCGACATCTGACTGCATGTTCTTTTTGGACATCACTCCTGAAGAATCCTTAAGGCGTATCGGCTCACGTGATGAGGAAACTGAAATGTTTGAAAATATAGATTCACTTAGGGAAAACAGGGAAAAATCACGTAAGTTCACATATAACTGGAATGTGGTTTCAGCAGATGACGCTCCGGATGTCATTTCCGAAAAAATAGTGGCCAAATGTTTCCAGACAGATTAA
- a CDS encoding MFS transporter, which yields MNETVKEASWMALIVIALASFIIALDATFMNVSISQVVADLNTDVSTIQMIMSFYTLITAAFMLLSAKLQDIVGKKKLFLIGTALYGLGTFTASVSTSSTMLFIGWSVIEGVAGALMLPATVSLISGTYSGEKRTVALAIVGVMGAVAAAIGPLFGGIMTTFLSWRYGFATELIIVFIILVFRNKIPDFTPTESRKDLDTTGAIISFIGLVLLVLGILSLSKDFTTSIIVIVLGLVALVIFALFETRRKRNGDVPLLDIDLFKDRNLRTGTIILLLSYLSMGGALFAISLYLQSVLQLNAFDTGLTTLPMTIGLLIFAILAPSLTGKLNHKIIIAIGCIMAIIGCLILSYQFRLDTSIMTLMPGLFVLGAGLGFIMALCTDISLSNVPAESQNNASGVNSTGQSLGESMGTAIIGIILILGVMGGISHAVDVYAPDHSGDEHFQQVVIDQFQKVNNINDLKSDHTVVEIVNIIIQDTMAFVMQITAVIMGIVFLLTLRLQNANIKKQ from the coding sequence ATGAATGAAACAGTTAAGGAAGCTTCATGGATGGCACTAATAGTTATAGCCTTAGCTTCCTTTATTATAGCTTTGGACGCTACATTCATGAATGTGAGTATTTCTCAGGTTGTTGCTGATTTGAATACTGATGTGAGTACCATTCAAATGATCATGTCATTTTATACTCTCATTACTGCTGCATTCATGCTGCTCAGTGCAAAGCTTCAGGACATAGTCGGTAAAAAGAAACTGTTCTTAATCGGTACTGCACTTTACGGTCTCGGTACCTTTACTGCATCAGTAAGTACAAGTTCTACAATGTTATTTATCGGATGGTCAGTAATTGAAGGAGTTGCCGGAGCATTAATGTTACCTGCTACCGTTTCTCTAATAAGCGGAACATATTCAGGCGAAAAACGTACAGTTGCTTTGGCAATTGTAGGTGTAATGGGTGCAGTTGCAGCAGCTATAGGCCCTCTCTTCGGAGGTATAATGACAACATTCCTCTCCTGGAGATACGGATTTGCAACCGAATTAATAATCGTTTTCATAATTTTAGTATTCAGAAATAAAATACCTGATTTCACACCTACTGAATCCAGAAAAGATTTGGATACTACTGGTGCTATAATTTCATTTATAGGTCTTGTATTGTTGGTTCTAGGTATTTTATCATTATCCAAAGATTTCACAACCAGCATAATTGTAATTGTTTTAGGATTAGTTGCATTAGTAATCTTTGCATTATTTGAAACCAGAAGAAAAAGAAACGGCGATGTGCCATTACTTGATATAGACTTATTCAAAGACAGAAATTTAAGAACTGGAACTATTATTTTGTTATTAAGTTACCTTTCAATGGGAGGGGCATTATTTGCAATATCCCTGTATCTGCAAAGCGTATTGCAGTTAAATGCATTTGATACAGGTCTTACCACACTTCCAATGACTATAGGTCTGCTTATTTTTGCAATTTTGGCTCCAAGTTTAACCGGAAAATTGAACCACAAGATAATCATAGCAATTGGATGTATAATGGCAATTATCGGATGTCTGATTTTAAGCTATCAATTCAGACTGGACACCTCAATAATGACTTTAATGCCTGGACTCTTTGTTTTAGGAGCCGGACTTGGTTTTATCATGGCATTATGTACTGATATTTCATTATCCAATGTTCCTGCGGAAAGTCAGAACAACGCATCCGGTGTTAATTCAACCGGTCAGTCATTAGGTGAATCAATGGGTACAGCAATTATCGGAATAATTCTAATTCTTGGTGTAATGGGTGGTATTTCTCATGCAGTAGATGTATATGCACCGGATCACTCAGGAGACGAACACTTCCAACAAGTTGTCATTGATCAGTTCCAAAAAGTAAATAATATAAACGACCTTAAATCAGACCATACTGTTGTTGAAATTGTTAACATTATAATTCAGGATACTATGGCATTCGTAATGCAGATTACAGCTGTAATAATGGGCATAGTATTCTTGTTAACGTTACGGCTGCAGAATGCAAATATTAAAAAACAATGA
- the priL gene encoding DNA primase large subunit PriL yields MAEVSYINPLSNEGRQIVRQYGDLNQIFEEDESMIDTITHTTNQRISDDSLIPKSYADYAMKRIQWAIEKKNNKNYTQAEFEFLTNSDLFMQDVVIFHILCQAIAIQFNTGSRETRLFVESQGTLILERLAKIPPMSRAEIIDEVMDEVKVDGSINWKSLRDVVSTKKLKLTDLLIDNGEIILQQDDFLERFSDKFTDRSPERMYSILIGDSVKEQILSRLIMQKTEEYIARIKEMSARIEIHPAIIEIGENLKDFIPEEISKYNQYYAGSGGIYGTVQAGKLNPDAFPPCIQATVDGVSSGGRNDAIVLLLTSFASYARLYPRIFASDESVKVSDMDPDLSITENEILPLIFDAADNCTPPLFEDQPQEKINIISKLGFGMHDRVDINHEGETKWYTPMSCEKIKIHLPQLCHPDKSCKGINNPLSCYGRKKFQLDKEAPKEE; encoded by the coding sequence ATGGCTGAAGTTTCATATATCAACCCGTTGTCAAATGAAGGAAGACAAATCGTAAGGCAATACGGTGATTTAAACCAGATTTTTGAAGAAGACGAATCAATGATTGATACCATTACCCACACCACAAACCAGAGAATATCCGATGATTCCCTGATTCCTAAATCATATGCTGATTATGCCATGAAACGCATACAGTGGGCAATTGAAAAAAAGAACAACAAAAACTACACACAAGCCGAATTTGAATTTTTAACCAATTCAGATCTGTTCATGCAGGACGTTGTTATTTTTCACATCTTATGCCAGGCCATAGCTATTCAGTTCAATACAGGTTCACGCGAAACCAGGCTTTTCGTTGAATCACAGGGAACACTCATTTTAGAAAGACTTGCAAAAATACCTCCAATGTCAAGAGCTGAAATCATTGACGAGGTTATGGATGAAGTCAAAGTCGACGGGTCAATCAACTGGAAATCCCTGAGAGACGTTGTTTCAACAAAAAAATTAAAGCTCACAGATTTACTTATCGACAACGGCGAAATAATTCTTCAGCAGGATGATTTTCTTGAACGTTTCAGTGACAAATTTACAGACAGAAGTCCTGAGAGAATGTATTCCATATTAATCGGAGACAGTGTAAAGGAACAAATCCTTTCAAGACTGATAATGCAGAAAACAGAAGAATACATTGCAAGAATCAAGGAAATGTCAGCCAGAATCGAAATACATCCTGCAATCATAGAAATCGGAGAGAATCTTAAGGACTTCATACCTGAAGAAATCAGCAAATACAACCAGTATTATGCCGGAAGCGGAGGAATCTACGGTACCGTTCAGGCTGGAAAACTTAATCCTGACGCATTTCCACCATGCATACAGGCAACCGTTGACGGAGTATCTTCAGGAGGTCGTAACGATGCAATTGTACTTCTTTTAACATCATTTGCTTCATATGCAAGATTATATCCCAGAATTTTCGCATCAGATGAAAGCGTTAAGGTTTCAGATATGGATCCTGATTTAAGCATTACTGAAAATGAGATTTTACCATTGATTTTTGATGCTGCAGACAACTGTACACCACCATTATTTGAAGACCAACCTCAGGAAAAAATCAATATCATTTCAAAACTTGGCTTTGGAATGCACGACAGGGTAGACATCAACCACGAAGGAGAAACCAAATGGTATACTCCAATGAGCTGTGAGAAAATAAAAATACACCTTCCGCAACTGTGCCATCCCGACAAGTCATGTAAAGGAATAAACAATCCTTTATCATGCTATGGGCGTAAAAAATTCCAGCTTGATAAGGAAGCTCCAAAAGAGGAATAA
- a CDS encoding zinc ribbon domain-containing protein: MFVDAKNTSKTCHKCGHINENLDVKTRDWICPKCGEKLDRDVNAAINILNRWNPGGLPRKHSIND, from the coding sequence GTGTTTGTTGATGCCAAAAATACCAGTAAAACATGCCACAAATGCGGCCATATAAATGAAAATTTAGATGTGAAAACACGAGATTGGATTTGCCCGAAATGCGGTGAAAAATTAGATAGGGATGTCAATGCTGCTATTAACATACTTAACCGGTGGAACCCCGGGGGATTGCCTAGAAAGCACTCAATAAACGATTGA
- the metG gene encoding methionine--tRNA ligase: MSKIFISCALPYANGPCHLGHIRSTYLPADIFARYNRMIGNDVLMVCATDEHGTPIAVKADKENKKPIEISKRYHDMIVSDVESMNISLDNFTRTTDEAHYEIAKNFFKKLYDDGYIYREDIQQLYCPNCNKFLPDRYVEGLCPVCGSEARGDHCEKCGKALNPTELDEPHCITCGTTPIIKDTFQYAFKLSEFEDELKDYINNNENLPANVKNYASNWLEEGLTDWILTRDMDWGIPVPLDEAKGKVLYVWIEAFLGYISSASQWSKQSGSKWEEYWNDYVVHFIGKDIIYHHSIFWPGLLKAYGCKLPDMIYAGEFLSLEGEKMSTSKNWVIWIADFVKDYEPDLLRYYLTINAPLNKDSDFSWDDFQRRNNDELADVIGNFLHRTFVFTKKQFDSKIPEYANPTEEDEEFRLAIEELPDKAGQYIANYEFREALLEIFKVAKKGNKYFNDAEPWKAVKEDKVKAANCLYLSNQLAKTLAYMLKPFLPTKADKIAEIMNLGSLDNWEDAKVALPTGHEINKAKPLFKKIEDKEIEAQKAKLKENLKENEDETMSDLVTIDQFDEFVIKIGEVKEAEKIEKSDKLLKLQVDLGEEKPRQIVAGLAKFYDAEELIGRKVCVVANLQPAKLFGTLSEGMILATGASGALLSPDENAEVGERIQ, encoded by the coding sequence ATGTCTAAAATTTTTATTTCATGTGCACTTCCTTATGCAAATGGTCCATGTCATTTAGGCCATATACGTTCTACATATTTGCCTGCAGATATCTTTGCAAGGTACAACAGAATGATTGGAAATGACGTGCTGATGGTTTGTGCTACCGATGAACATGGAACTCCAATTGCAGTTAAGGCGGATAAAGAGAATAAAAAACCTATTGAAATTTCCAAAAGATATCATGACATGATTGTCAGCGATGTAGAATCAATGAACATCTCTTTGGATAATTTCACAAGAACTACTGATGAAGCTCACTATGAAATTGCTAAGAATTTCTTTAAAAAGTTATACGATGACGGATATATCTACAGGGAGGACATCCAGCAGTTATACTGTCCGAACTGTAACAAGTTCCTTCCGGACAGGTATGTTGAAGGATTATGTCCTGTATGCGGTTCCGAAGCTAGAGGAGATCACTGTGAAAAATGTGGTAAGGCACTGAATCCTACAGAACTTGACGAGCCACACTGTATCACATGCGGAACAACTCCTATAATCAAGGACACTTTCCAATATGCATTCAAATTGTCCGAATTTGAAGATGAGTTAAAAGACTACATTAACAATAACGAAAACCTGCCTGCAAACGTTAAAAACTATGCGTCCAACTGGCTTGAAGAAGGACTTACCGACTGGATTTTAACCCGTGATATGGATTGGGGTATTCCGGTACCGTTGGATGAAGCGAAAGGTAAAGTATTGTACGTTTGGATTGAAGCATTCCTGGGTTATATCTCATCTGCATCACAATGGTCAAAGCAATCCGGCAGTAAATGGGAGGAATACTGGAATGACTATGTCGTTCACTTTATCGGTAAGGACATCATCTACCACCACTCAATATTCTGGCCGGGACTTCTTAAAGCATACGGATGCAAACTCCCTGACATGATTTATGCAGGGGAATTCCTGTCACTGGAAGGCGAAAAGATGTCAACAAGTAAAAATTGGGTTATATGGATAGCTGATTTCGTAAAAGACTATGAACCTGATTTGCTCAGATATTACCTGACAATTAACGCTCCTCTAAACAAGGATTCAGACTTTTCATGGGATGATTTCCAGAGAAGAAACAACGATGAACTTGCAGATGTAATCGGAAACTTCCTGCACAGGACATTTGTTTTCACCAAAAAGCAGTTCGACAGCAAAATCCCGGAATACGCAAATCCTACTGAAGAGGATGAAGAATTCAGACTTGCAATAGAAGAACTGCCTGACAAAGCCGGCCAATACATTGCAAACTATGAATTCAGAGAAGCATTGCTTGAAATATTTAAGGTAGCTAAAAAAGGAAACAAGTATTTCAACGACGCTGAACCATGGAAAGCAGTTAAGGAAGACAAAGTCAAAGCCGCAAACTGCCTATACTTATCCAATCAATTGGCAAAAACATTGGCCTACATGTTAAAACCGTTCCTTCCAACAAAAGCGGATAAAATAGCTGAAATAATGAATCTTGGAAGCTTGGATAATTGGGAAGATGCAAAAGTTGCATTGCCTACAGGCCATGAAATAAACAAGGCAAAACCATTATTCAAAAAGATTGAAGATAAAGAAATAGAAGCTCAAAAAGCTAAACTAAAAGAAAACTTAAAAGAAAATGAGGATGAAACTATGAGTGATTTAGTAACAATAGATCAATTTGACGAATTTGTAATAAAAATAGGTGAAGTTAAAGAAGCGGAAAAAATCGAAAAATCCGATAAATTATTAAAACTGCAAGTGGACTTGGGTGAAGAAAAACCTAGACAAATCGTTGCAGGACTTGCTAAATTCTATGATGCTGAAGAGCTAATCGGAAGAAAAGTATGTGTTGTAGCTAACCTTCAGCCTGCAAAACTATTCGGAACATTATCCGAAGGAATGATTTTGGCAACCGGTGCATCAGGAGCATTGCTCTCACCGGATGAAAATGCTGAAGTCGGTGAAAGAATTCAATAA
- a CDS encoding DUF530 domain-containing protein produces the protein MEESVLVNKAENYLKEIANDSISLDKIEDFDNFKNLYFKLVDRLDYLQRLKDDMDAQGYTTPFTSLNRYGTKAVNEVSLEEVGENSRHNQIFRMKANSKKNILDRVKSAIDSHKIAIGNLEQFGYVKCNNCYKKYSIEEYRKRDATCTCSSKGFTFKINKEATHRIDIIPFLPLSGNYMVLMSGLSNYGRDSFKQVLNMLKQERKGVVKTISLVIRFRDKNNRLIRKNVSLGSEHVNNYEEELRRIYGRNVRIEALRFHRTKPAIIDDKHARTALALAYVKYAESIIHEIKDDILKRRLADFKRMNKYFEINAKYENETPDFLDKYDLNAIDAWRQSKIQKELQKLNYVDRFGNIKRSLSRDLKIRESIYNNNLKNIASAIIMWDIFRYYMTTSNNARKITTGPFPYIRVELDREQRKVFQTTYKKVIETLTSFTDLKIIPVPEMDLLLYEKFKFEKQSRNSNIKFNYTALGAALIHQNSDIELEEISNAFNINESRVKKEIKHIEQIRNPKSDKSKKFLDLIKK, from the coding sequence ATGGAAGAATCTGTCCTGGTAAATAAAGCCGAGAACTACCTGAAAGAAATTGCAAATGATTCAATTAGTTTGGATAAGATTGAAGATTTTGACAATTTCAAAAATCTTTATTTTAAGCTAGTTGACAGATTGGACTATCTTCAAAGATTGAAAGACGACATGGATGCACAGGGATACACCACCCCTTTCACATCCTTAAACAGATACGGAACAAAAGCAGTAAACGAAGTATCTCTTGAAGAAGTTGGTGAAAACAGCCGTCACAACCAGATTTTCAGAATGAAGGCAAACTCCAAAAAGAATATTCTTGACAGAGTCAAATCCGCAATCGATTCACATAAAATCGCCATTGGAAACCTTGAGCAGTTCGGATATGTAAAGTGCAACAACTGCTATAAGAAATACTCCATTGAAGAGTACAGAAAAAGGGATGCAACATGCACATGCTCAAGCAAAGGATTTACATTCAAAATCAACAAGGAGGCAACTCACCGTATTGATATCATTCCGTTCCTGCCGTTGTCAGGAAATTACATGGTTCTGATGAGTGGATTGTCTAATTATGGTCGTGATTCATTTAAGCAGGTTTTAAACATGCTCAAACAGGAGCGTAAAGGTGTCGTAAAGACAATTTCTCTTGTCATCAGATTCAGGGATAAGAACAATCGCCTAATCAGAAAAAACGTTTCACTTGGCTCAGAGCATGTCAACAATTATGAAGAGGAATTAAGGCGGATTTATGGTCGAAATGTAAGGATAGAAGCTTTAAGGTTCCATAGAACTAAACCTGCAATAATCGACGACAAGCATGCAAGAACAGCTCTTGCACTTGCATACGTAAAGTATGCAGAGTCAATCATCCATGAAATAAAAGATGACATATTGAAAAGAAGACTGGCTGACTTCAAGCGAATGAACAAATACTTTGAAATCAATGCAAAGTATGAAAATGAAACTCCTGATTTTTTAGACAAGTATGACCTCAATGCAATAGATGCCTGGAGACAATCCAAAATACAGAAAGAACTTCAGAAATTGAATTATGTAGACCGGTTCGGCAACATCAAAAGGTCTTTGAGTCGTGATTTGAAAATCAGGGAGTCAATATATAACAACAACTTAAAAAACATCGCATCAGCTATTATAATGTGGGATATTTTCAGATATTATATGACCACATCAAACAATGCCCGTAAAATCACAACAGGTCCTTTCCCGTATATACGTGTAGAGCTTGACCGTGAGCAGAGAAAAGTATTTCAGACAACCTACAAAAAGGTAATAGAAACACTCACCAGTTTCACAGACCTTAAGATTATTCCTGTTCCTGAAATGGATTTGCTTCTTTATGAAAAGTTCAAATTCGAAAAGCAGTCCCGCAATTCAAACATCAAATTCAATTATACCGCTCTTGGAGCTGCACTGATACACCAGAACTCAGATATTGAACTTGAAGAAATCAGTAATGCATTCAATATCAATGAATCCCGTGTTAAAAAGGAAATTAAACATATTGAACAGATCAGAAATCCGAAAAGCGATAAGTCCAAGAAATTCCTGGATTTAATTAAGAAATAG
- the priS gene encoding DNA primase catalytic subunit PriS, whose protein sequence is MFSKATIKERRQYYREEWDPSDLPEFIAKDIKKREFGFDHNGRGPNDRYKVFRGTESLRKFLRYKAPFAAYISVAFYNNPRRREDWLKAEYIFDVDAKDIPIRSCQCDGVCETCLGEALEIVNSLIDTLEGDLGLKNIHLIYSGRGYHIRILDDEMMLANSELRSEVLKYVAGAEVPKSQFINSEISNKSFNFEHFSIPIGYSKIFTDKVKFNVQHLVGNEKLDGINPKLMKDIMASRHHLEEDNWGLFKRDIGPRRYKNFVEAMARVNLATIDAKVSIDLKRILRLPSSLHSKVSMKCMEVKNRETFDPFDKAVPKFVYERKGV, encoded by the coding sequence ATGTTTTCAAAAGCTACAATCAAAGAGCGAAGGCAATATTATCGTGAAGAATGGGACCCTTCAGACTTACCTGAATTCATCGCCAAAGACATTAAAAAAAGAGAATTCGGTTTTGACCACAACGGAAGAGGACCTAACGACAGATACAAAGTCTTCAGAGGAACAGAATCCTTAAGGAAATTCCTCAGATACAAGGCGCCTTTTGCAGCATACATATCAGTAGCTTTTTACAACAATCCCCGAAGAAGGGAAGACTGGCTGAAGGCCGAATACATTTTTGACGTTGATGCAAAGGACATTCCAATCAGGTCATGTCAATGTGACGGAGTCTGTGAAACCTGTCTTGGTGAAGCTTTGGAAATTGTTAATTCTCTAATTGATACTCTTGAAGGTGATTTGGGTCTTAAAAACATACATCTGATATATTCCGGAAGAGGATATCACATCAGAATACTAGATGATGAAATGATGCTTGCAAACAGTGAACTGAGATCAGAAGTATTGAAGTATGTTGCAGGAGCAGAAGTTCCGAAATCCCAGTTCATCAACTCTGAAATTTCAAACAAGAGCTTTAACTTCGAGCATTTCTCAATTCCTATAGGATACTCAAAGATATTCACCGATAAAGTCAAATTCAATGTTCAGCATCTGGTCGGTAATGAAAAGCTGGACGGAATCAATCCCAAACTTATGAAAGACATTATGGCATCAAGACACCACCTTGAAGAGGATAACTGGGGATTGTTCAAAAGAGATATCGGTCCAAGAAGATATAAAAACTTTGTTGAAGCTATGGCTCGAGTAAATCTTGCAACAATTGATGCAAAGGTATCAATTGACTTGAAAAGGATTTTAAGACTTCCTTCATCATTACACTCAAAGGTAAGCATGAAATGCATGGAAGTTAAAAACAGAGAAACCTTTGACCCATTCGACAAGGCAGTTCCTAAATTCGTTTATGAAAGAAAAGGTGTTTAA
- the cofH gene encoding 5-amino-6-(D-ribitylamino)uracil--L-tyrosine 4-hydroxyphenyl transferase CofH, producing the protein MFDKLPISSKTERILSKALDEPISVEEANHLMNIKGHDLYPLLATADYLRQEIVGDNVTFINNCNINFTNVCKVRCGFCAFGKDADDPEAYILNDEQILEKARGAVANGAREFTLMGGVLPDADIEYYEHLLTLLKDAHPDVMIHGFSPTMISDACKVSGIDVAEGCERLKSVGLDTLPGTAAEILTDRSREIICPEKVSVSEWVDIVKTAHEVGIPGSATIMYGHVETLEERVEHIDVIRQLQEDTHGFTEFIPMTFMHEYSPIFLEGQSDLGATGTQDLKLYAVSRLMLRDLIPNIQVSWVKMGFRFAQVSLTAGANDLGGTLGGDELSAASGAPDGVEASIGTLARMVEDLGRNPIERNSKYTEFYPIDSGIKMPSK; encoded by the coding sequence ATGTTTGATAAACTACCTATTTCTTCCAAAACAGAAAGGATTCTCTCCAAAGCATTGGATGAACCTATCAGTGTTGAAGAGGCAAATCATTTAATGAATATTAAAGGACATGATTTGTATCCTTTACTAGCAACAGCCGATTATTTACGGCAAGAAATCGTTGGAGACAACGTAACATTCATTAATAACTGTAATATCAATTTTACCAATGTCTGCAAGGTCAGATGTGGTTTTTGCGCATTTGGAAAAGATGCTGATGACCCTGAAGCATATATCCTGAATGATGAACAGATTTTGGAAAAGGCCAGGGGAGCTGTAGCCAACGGCGCTCGTGAATTTACATTAATGGGAGGTGTACTTCCTGATGCAGACATAGAATACTATGAACATCTTCTGACACTTCTTAAGGATGCACATCCTGACGTTATGATACACGGATTTTCACCAACAATGATTAGTGATGCATGCAAGGTTTCAGGAATTGATGTTGCTGAAGGCTGTGAAAGATTGAAAAGCGTAGGTTTGGACACTTTACCTGGTACAGCTGCAGAAATATTGACCGACCGCTCAAGGGAGATAATTTGTCCTGAAAAGGTAAGCGTAAGCGAATGGGTGGATATAGTTAAAACAGCACATGAAGTCGGAATTCCAGGTTCTGCAACAATAATGTACGGACATGTTGAGACCTTGGAGGAAAGGGTGGAACATATTGATGTTATCAGACAATTGCAGGAAGACACTCATGGATTTACCGAGTTCATTCCTATGACATTTATGCATGAATACTCTCCAATCTTTTTAGAAGGTCAATCAGACCTTGGAGCTACAGGAACACAGGATTTAAAGTTATATGCAGTTTCAAGACTGATGCTTAGAGATTTAATTCCAAACATTCAGGTGTCCTGGGTGAAAATGGGATTCAGATTCGCACAGGTATCACTGACTGCAGGTGCAAATGATTTGGGTGGTACTTTAGGTGGGGATGAACTGTCTGCAGCTTCTGGTGCTCCTGACGGTGTTGAAGCATCAATAGGAACTTTGGCAAGAATGGTTGAAGATTTAGGAAGAAATCCTATTGAGAGAAATTCCAAATATACTGAATTTTATCCTATTGATTCAGGCATTAAAATGCCTTCAAAATAA